The window GTCTTGACGCCACGGGACTTGCGCCCGTCGCTGAACAGACGCCCCACCCAATCGATCATGGGTTGGGCCGCGTCGACCACGGCGCCGATCCCGGCCTTGACCTTGTCCAGGTTGTCGTAAACCAGGCCGGCGGCCACGGCGATCACGCCGATGGCCCGCCCGATGGGGCTCATGGCGACGGCCGTTCCCAGGACCTTCCAAGTGACGCCGAATCCGACTACGGCCGCCGTCGCATGGGGGGTGCAGATGACAGCCGCTTACGTCGAGGGCGACTCCGACGCAAAGCGGAAACTGGTAAATCTCATTTGAGCCAGAACTGGCGTGACCGAATCCGATTGCCTTCGATATCTGAACGAACTGGTGGAAACGCTCATCGGCGGGCGGGAAACTGACTTCCGGAATCTGGTGGAATGGCTTTACCGCGAGAGGGTACCCTCCGCGCCGCCTCTCCCGTGGCCTGGCTGAAGAGGTGCCGAGGGATGTTGATGAGAGCGAACCGCCGACGCTCCTCGGGCAGTGTGCTGGTGTCGGCTTCAATGAAAATCTCCACCGTCTCTTCGCTGGCGTGAACCTCGACGCGAAGGGGGCCATCGCCGAAGTCCACCTCGTGACGGCGGTGGTTTCCGCCTCGGATGATCGCATAGGGCATGATCGTTTCCTTGCTGCCTGCCCCCACCATCATGATAGTAGGGAACCGAATAGCCAGATGGATTTCGCTTGCAGGTGCAAGCGGAAATCATCTGTGAAACTTGACGCCAGCCCTTCGGCTTTCGATGCCCAGGCACCTCCTTGTCGCATGGTATGTCGATATGCTATACATACATCATGGCATGGAGCATCGAGTATTCGGTGGAAGCCCTCGTCAGTTTGCGGCGAATACCCGCCAACACGGCACGGACGATTCGAAGCAAGGTCGAACGTCTGGCCATCAATCCCTATGCTCCCAACAACAACGTCAAAGCCCTCAAGGGGCGGCCGGGCTATCGGCTCCGCGTCGGAGATTGGCGGGTTCTCTATACCCTTCGAAACGACGTGGTGACGATCCTGGTTCTGGAAATCGCTCCAAGATGCCGCGCCTACGATTGAGGAGATGGAAATGGCGAAGCCGCAGATCATCAACGACGAGCAAGGCCGACCGGCATTCGCGGTGATCCCGTGGGATGTCTGGGAGCGGGTGCGTCCCTATGCCGAGGACGATTCCGACGAGGCTCTCTTCGATGCCGCGATTGCCCGCAAGTCGGAGACCTTCCCAGCCAAGGTGGTGGATGCGATCCTGGAAGGGACGAGCCCCGTCAAGGCATTCCGCCAGCACAGGGGATTGACCCAGGCCGTCCTTGCCAAGAAGGCCGGCATCACGCCCCTTTACCTCTCGCAGATCGAGACGGGTCGGCGCACCGGCTCGCTGGAAACCCTCCGTGCGCTCGCCAAGGCTCTTGGCC is drawn from Magnetospirillum sp. WYHS-4 and contains these coding sequences:
- a CDS encoding type II toxin-antitoxin system RelE/ParE family toxin codes for the protein MAWSIEYSVEALVSLRRIPANTARTIRSKVERLAINPYAPNNNVKALKGRPGYRLRVGDWRVLYTLRNDVVTILVLEIAPRCRAYD
- a CDS encoding helix-turn-helix transcriptional regulator; translation: MAKPQIINDEQGRPAFAVIPWDVWERVRPYAEDDSDEALFDAAIARKSETFPAKVVDAILEGTSPVKAFRQHRGLTQAVLAKKAGITPLYLSQIETGRRTGSLETLRALAKALGLDVTLLLPTS